From Vigna unguiculata cultivar IT97K-499-35 chromosome 5, ASM411807v1, whole genome shotgun sequence, the proteins below share one genomic window:
- the LOC114185916 gene encoding cationic peroxidase 1-like yields MDTTLFSMNKPTTLKIHFFLFLCFFIGIVSSQLSSDFYSTTCPNALSTIKSGVDSAVSNEARMGASLLRLHFHDCFVQGCDASVLLNDTSSFTGEQSAGPNVNSIRGFGVIDSIKSELESLCPGVVSCADILAVAARDSVVALGGQSWTVQLGRRDSTTASFSGANSDLPGFSFSLQQLIDAFSKKDFTTEEMVTLSGGHTIGQASCSTFRTRIYNDTNIDSSFATSLQANCPSVGGDRNLAPLDTSPTTFDNAYFQDLQSQKGLLHSDQELFNGGSTDSQVNGYVSNPSSFQTDFANAMVKMGNLSPLTGSSGEIRTNCWKTN; encoded by the exons ATGGATACTACTCTTTTCTCCATGAACAAACCAACAACCTTAAAAATTCACTTCTTCTTATTCTTATGCTTCTTCATTGGGATAGTTTCATCCCAATTGTCCTCTGATTTTTACTCCACAACCTGTCCTAATGCACTTTCAACCATTAAGAGTGGAGTGGATTCTGCAGTCAGCAATGAAGCTCGCATGGGGGCATCCCTCCTACGTCTCCATTTCCATGATTGCTTTGTTCAA GGATGTGATGCCTCAGTGCTATTAAATGATACATCAAGTTTCACAGGTGAACAATCAGCAGGACCCAACGTGAATTCCATAAGGGGTTTTGGTGTAATAGACAGCATTAAGTCTGAATTGGAAAGCTTGTGCCCTGGTGTTGTTTCTTGTGCTGATATTCTCGCTGTAGCAGCAAGAGACTCAGTCGTTGCT CTTGGTGGACAAAGCTGGACAGTGCAACTGGGCAGAAGAGACTCAACCACAGCAAGTTTCAGTGGTGCAAACTCAGACTTACCTGGTTTTTCTTTCAGTCTACAGCAACTTATCGATGCTTTCTCCAAAAAAGATTTCACCACAGAAGAAATGGTTACCCTGtcag GAGGGCACACAATTGGGCAAGCTAGTTGTTCAACTTTCAGAACAAGGATTTACAACGACACCAACATAGATTCCTCGTTTGCAACATCGTTGCAAGCAAATTGTCCTAGCGTAGGCGGTGACAGAAATTTGGCTCCTCTTGACACCTCTCCGACCACCTTTGACAATGCTTATTTCCAGGATCTGCAGAGCCAGAAGGGTCTCTTGCACTCAGATCAAGAGCTTTTCAATGGAGGATCCACTGATTCTCAAGTAAATGGTTATGTCAGCAACCCTTCAAGTTTTCAAACTGATTTTGCCAATGCAATGGTGAAAATGGGAAACCTTAGTCCACTCACTGGGTCCAGTGGCGAAATCAGGACCAACTGTTGGAAGACCAATTAA